A genome region from Flavobacterium sp. CFS9 includes the following:
- a CDS encoding carboxypeptidase regulatory-like domain-containing protein, whose translation MRKVIFILIILLSAYGHAQVTSSAMSGTIRSNKGEPLPGATVEIVHKPTGTKYYSTTGFDGGYAAQGLRPGGPYTLKVTYIGYKTTEITDINVGLGNNLTVNVKIDEEPNALQEVVVTTKSNGNFNKGKTGASQQFTNREIVAVPVLGARSVNSITKYNANAGANGTFGGQDSRLNNFTIDGSVFNNGFGLGSESQAGGRTGSTAISLDAIEQLQVNIAPYDIRQSGFLGSGINAVTRSGTNEIEGSVYNSFRSNKSSFIGTHPGKDVTIKPGKFDEKIWGARIGAPIIKDKLFFFGNFETIENTSPATTWTSTGSPQGGAQISEPTYQEMQTLSNYMRDKFGYETGPWENYDATKTSKKFLARIDWNINDNHKLTARYVHHNSSSDELTSNSNSLGFGNRRTSALAMSFKNSGYTILDNTRSFVLELNSKLGNSWYNNFIAGYDKQIEDRGLQGGGLFPTIDIKKGTANYISVGLDPFTQGNKLSYSTLHFTDNLTKTIGKHSIVLGANFEYFKSSNLFFSGSNGVYIFNSLADFYAAADQSAANGGAPSNATATSPARFQYRYSALPGGVEPLQVLKTNKLDLYAQDEIKLSDRFKLSVGLRASRVWFADTALENPTVTAMTFANGEKFNTGEMPDAQYLFEPRVGFNLDFNGDASTILRGGSGVFTGRAPAVYLSNQIGNNGVLTGFIDVSGAALATGGYGFTPRPAQYFTPSTPTLPSTFDLAFTDKKFKYPQVWKTTMAIDQKLPFGFVGSIEGVIQKNINAINYYNANFDAPVGTFSGADNRPRYSRNDNGTRVNDNVSNGIVLTNSDKGYFYSTTFKLEYPYQKGLWGSFAYTHSEAADLISPGSIASGSWTSARSVNGNNDLDVSLSNNNTPHRLVGIIGYKIEYGKGLGGATSINLGYIGETANPFTYAYSGDMNGDRVNGNDLLYVPNSAFQLSFAPLVVSSTVNGITTTRTYTEAEQRTAFDAYIDQDKYLRTRRGQYAERNAAILPMLHRLDLSISQDVYIKIAGKKNSFQFRADILNFTNMINKNWGVTQRATNPNVLAYSSTTAGNVPVYTLATQTDPDGNRYLIKDTFQKNASTFDVWQAQFSIRYIFGK comes from the coding sequence ATGAGAAAAGTTATTTTTATTTTGATTATTCTTCTATCGGCCTATGGTCATGCTCAGGTTACAAGTTCAGCAATGTCAGGAACGATTAGATCAAACAAAGGAGAGCCCCTGCCCGGAGCTACAGTGGAAATAGTTCATAAACCTACCGGAACTAAATACTATTCGACAACAGGGTTTGATGGCGGATACGCAGCACAGGGTTTAAGACCGGGAGGCCCATATACTTTAAAGGTTACTTACATAGGTTACAAAACAACTGAAATTACAGATATTAATGTTGGTCTGGGGAACAATCTAACCGTAAACGTTAAAATCGACGAAGAGCCAAACGCTTTACAGGAAGTGGTAGTGACAACCAAATCCAATGGAAATTTTAATAAAGGAAAAACGGGCGCGTCACAGCAATTTACAAATAGGGAAATCGTAGCAGTTCCTGTATTAGGAGCACGTTCTGTAAACTCTATCACTAAATACAATGCAAACGCCGGTGCTAATGGTACTTTTGGTGGTCAGGATTCAAGATTGAATAATTTTACTATTGACGGATCCGTATTCAATAACGGCTTTGGTCTTGGGAGTGAATCTCAAGCAGGAGGAAGAACAGGATCAACAGCTATTTCGCTTGATGCTATAGAGCAGCTGCAGGTTAATATTGCCCCTTACGATATTCGTCAGTCGGGATTTCTTGGGTCCGGAATTAACGCCGTAACAAGAAGTGGAACAAACGAAATCGAAGGATCGGTTTACAACTCTTTCAGAAGCAATAAATCCAGTTTTATTGGAACACATCCCGGAAAAGATGTGACGATCAAACCTGGAAAATTTGATGAAAAAATATGGGGAGCACGTATTGGAGCACCCATTATTAAAGATAAATTATTTTTCTTTGGAAACTTCGAAACCATTGAAAATACAAGTCCGGCAACAACATGGACTTCAACAGGATCGCCACAAGGCGGGGCTCAGATATCAGAACCGACTTATCAGGAAATGCAGACTCTTTCTAATTATATGAGAGATAAGTTTGGTTATGAAACAGGTCCATGGGAAAATTATGACGCCACCAAAACCTCTAAAAAATTCTTAGCGAGAATAGACTGGAATATTAATGATAATCATAAACTTACAGCCCGTTATGTACATCATAATTCTTCGTCAGACGAGCTAACTTCAAATTCCAATTCATTAGGTTTTGGAAACAGAAGAACAAGTGCATTAGCAATGTCATTCAAAAACAGTGGTTATACGATCTTAGACAATACCAGATCTTTTGTATTGGAATTGAACAGTAAATTAGGCAATTCATGGTATAATAATTTTATCGCAGGTTACGATAAACAAATTGAAGACAGAGGACTTCAGGGAGGAGGATTGTTCCCTACAATTGATATTAAGAAGGGTACGGCAAATTATATATCTGTAGGTTTAGATCCGTTTACGCAAGGAAACAAACTTAGCTATTCAACGCTGCATTTCACAGATAATTTAACCAAAACTATTGGTAAACATTCCATTGTTTTAGGAGCAAATTTTGAATACTTTAAATCAAGCAATTTATTCTTCTCCGGATCAAATGGTGTTTATATATTCAACTCTTTAGCAGATTTTTACGCAGCAGCAGATCAATCAGCAGCAAATGGAGGAGCACCTTCTAATGCAACAGCTACTTCACCTGCTCGTTTTCAATACAGATATTCCGCTTTACCGGGCGGAGTTGAACCTTTACAGGTCCTGAAAACAAACAAACTGGATTTATACGCTCAGGACGAAATAAAACTAAGTGACAGATTTAAACTGTCAGTAGGACTTAGAGCGTCCAGAGTATGGTTTGCAGACACTGCGTTAGAGAACCCAACAGTAACGGCGATGACTTTTGCAAACGGAGAAAAATTCAATACAGGAGAAATGCCTGATGCACAATATTTATTTGAACCAAGAGTAGGTTTCAATTTAGATTTTAACGGAGACGCTTCAACTATATTAAGAGGAGGTTCAGGTGTATTTACCGGAAGAGCTCCTGCAGTATATCTGTCAAACCAAATTGGGAATAATGGTGTACTTACAGGTTTTATCGATGTAAGTGGTGCTGCTTTAGCCACAGGAGGTTATGGTTTCACGCCAAGACCTGCACAATATTTCACCCCGTCGACTCCAACGCTTCCTTCCACTTTTGACTTAGCCTTTACAGATAAAAAGTTTAAATATCCGCAAGTATGGAAAACCACGATGGCAATCGACCAAAAACTTCCATTTGGATTTGTAGGTTCGATTGAAGGAGTAATCCAAAAGAATATCAATGCAATCAATTATTATAATGCAAATTTTGATGCACCGGTAGGAACTTTTTCGGGAGCAGATAACCGACCAAGATATTCAAGAAATGACAACGGAACAAGAGTAAATGATAATGTTTCAAACGGGATTGTTTTGACCAATTCTGATAAAGGATATTTTTATTCTACAACCTTTAAATTAGAATATCCATACCAAAAAGGACTTTGGGGATCCTTCGCCTACACACATTCTGAAGCGGCAGATTTAATTTCTCCGGGATCTATTGCTTCAGGGTCATGGACAAGTGCCAGATCTGTTAACGGAAATAATGATTTGGATGTATCATTATCCAACAATAACACACCACATCGTTTAGTTGGTATCATTGGATACAAAATTGAATACGGAAAAGGTTTAGGAGGTGCTACTTCCATCAATCTTGGATATATCGGAGAAACAGCGAATCCTTTTACTTATGCTTACAGTGGTGATATGAATGGCGACAGAGTAAACGGAAACGATCTGTTATACGTACCAAACAGTGCATTCCAACTAAGTTTTGCTCCTTTAGTAGTATCAAGTACGGTAAATGGAATTACAACGACCAGAACTTATACAGAGGCAGAACAAAGAACAGCATTTGATGCCTACATTGATCAGGACAAATATCTTCGTACCAGAAGAGGTCAGTATGCAGAAAGAAATGCTGCTATTCTGCCGATGCTGCACAGATTAGATTTGTCTATTTCGCAAGACGTTTATATTAAAATTGCAGGTAAAAAGAACTCTTTCCAATTTAGAGCAGACATTCTGAATTTTACAAACATGATCAATAAAAACTGGGGAGTGACACAAAGAGCTACTAACCCGAACGTATTGGCTTATTCTTCTACAACCGCAGGAAACGTACCTGTTTATACCCTGGCTACACAAACAGATCCTGACGGGAATAGATATTTAATTAAAGATACATTCCAGAAAAACGCTTCCACATTTGATGTTTGGCAGGCTCAGTTTTCAATCAGATATATTTTTGGAAAATAA
- a CDS encoding SusD/RagB family nutrient-binding outer membrane lipoprotein, producing the protein MLKKIAYITLFAVALTSCSDTLDDINKNPNATETPLAPYLLTGTLKQGADLYWGSDNNFNASLLFVQHWAKVQYTEPDRYDVSNTSFTTLWDKGYATLITDLNTILKFPDQQANPNYKGIALTLRSWTFLLLTDAYGSIPYKEAGLKVTPAYNTQKEVYTGLLEDLKQAQSLLNPTSGSVTGDLVYKGDISKWKKLVNSLRLRIALRISDREPALAKQAAIDATTDAAGVISNNNETFKFTFTSSPQQNPASAWFETRDDFRISKTLVDKLNEFSDPRLPVYAQLPTDASVGKYVGGANGLSNSDANSQGFAKTSKPGAYFLTSSSPAVIVSYSEVLFNLSEAVARGYIAGDAEQLYKNAITASFNQFGITDAITISNYLNQAAVKYDAANYAKSIGTQKWIAFFGQGLDAFAEWRRLDYPVLKAGPATVLNGQIPSRFFYPGTEQSLNGASYQTAVSVQGRDLLTTKLWFDAK; encoded by the coding sequence ATGCTAAAAAAAATAGCTTACATAACACTATTTGCGGTAGCGCTTACTTCTTGTAGTGACACTCTGGATGATATTAATAAAAATCCAAATGCAACCGAAACACCTTTAGCGCCTTACTTGTTAACCGGAACGTTAAAGCAGGGAGCTGATTTGTACTGGGGATCTGACAACAACTTTAATGCCTCGTTATTATTTGTACAGCATTGGGCGAAGGTTCAGTATACAGAACCGGACAGATATGACGTATCGAACACTTCTTTCACTACTTTGTGGGATAAAGGGTACGCCACTTTGATTACAGATTTGAATACGATTCTGAAATTTCCGGATCAGCAAGCCAATCCAAATTACAAAGGAATTGCGTTAACCCTGCGTTCATGGACATTTTTATTGCTTACAGACGCTTACGGAAGCATTCCGTATAAAGAAGCAGGTTTAAAAGTAACTCCGGCATACAACACACAAAAAGAGGTGTACACCGGTTTACTGGAAGATTTAAAACAAGCGCAGTCTTTGCTAAATCCAACAAGTGGAAGCGTAACCGGAGATTTGGTTTATAAAGGTGATATTTCAAAATGGAAGAAACTGGTAAACTCACTTCGTTTGCGTATTGCATTACGAATTTCAGACAGAGAACCTGCTCTGGCAAAACAAGCGGCGATCGATGCCACTACAGATGCTGCCGGAGTAATCAGCAACAATAATGAAACTTTTAAGTTTACTTTCACCAGTTCGCCTCAGCAAAATCCTGCTTCGGCCTGGTTTGAAACCCGTGATGATTTCCGTATTTCGAAAACACTGGTGGATAAGTTAAACGAATTCTCGGATCCTCGTTTACCAGTTTACGCACAGCTGCCAACAGATGCAAGTGTTGGAAAATATGTTGGAGGTGCTAACGGATTATCGAACAGTGACGCCAACAGTCAGGGATTTGCTAAAACATCAAAGCCCGGAGCTTATTTTTTAACCTCGTCATCACCGGCTGTAATTGTTTCTTATTCTGAAGTATTGTTTAATCTTTCCGAAGCAGTGGCTCGAGGTTATATCGCCGGAGATGCAGAACAATTGTACAAAAATGCCATTACAGCATCGTTCAATCAGTTTGGAATTACAGATGCCATAACGATTTCAAATTACCTGAATCAGGCAGCGGTAAAGTATGATGCAGCAAATTATGCCAAATCGATTGGTACTCAAAAATGGATCGCATTCTTTGGACAAGGTCTTGATGCTTTTGCAGAATGGAGAAGATTGGACTATCCGGTATTGAAAGCAGGTCCGGCTACCGTTTTAAACGGACAGATTCCTTCTCGTTTCTTTTATCCGGGAACGGAGCAATCGTTGAATGGAGCCAGCTACCAAACAGCTGTATCTGTTCAGGGAAGAGATTTGCTGACTACAAAACTATGGTTTGACGCAAAGTAA
- a CDS encoding NAD-dependent deacetylase, with protein sequence MKEQLTEIINQVYHKNNRNLFTFLTGAGISAESGIPTYRGADGIWVKGTKFHKPEEFGTFKYFKENPEEVWQYSLFRKRMFESAHTNESHHEIVKIENLLQDRFHLITQNIDNLHRRAGTERIYEIHGKTREIKCSNGCKEIESLPAEIKGKDIDEDLTKEYIELLKCKQCGSWMRPNILWFDEYYDEKTNKKFSSLKIAKNSGILFIVGTSGATNLPMAIAETTLKYGGTIVDINTEDNLFTDLIKEKKHKIIIRETSTVTLKTIREILETIIGK encoded by the coding sequence ATGAAAGAACAACTTACTGAAATCATAAATCAGGTGTATCATAAAAACAATAGAAATCTTTTTACATTTTTAACAGGTGCGGGAATTTCTGCAGAAAGCGGCATACCCACTTACAGAGGTGCAGACGGTATATGGGTAAAAGGAACCAAGTTTCATAAACCGGAAGAATTTGGAACCTTTAAATATTTCAAAGAGAATCCAGAAGAAGTTTGGCAGTATTCACTGTTTAGAAAAAGGATGTTTGAGAGCGCTCACACCAATGAAAGTCATCATGAAATTGTAAAAATTGAAAATCTCCTGCAAGACAGATTCCATTTGATAACGCAAAATATTGACAATCTGCACAGACGCGCCGGTACCGAGAGAATCTATGAAATACATGGAAAAACCAGAGAAATTAAATGCTCGAACGGATGTAAGGAAATAGAAAGTTTGCCTGCTGAAATTAAAGGAAAAGATATCGATGAGGATTTGACCAAAGAATACATCGAATTACTTAAATGCAAACAATGCGGCAGCTGGATGAGACCCAATATTTTGTGGTTTGATGAATATTACGACGAAAAAACAAACAAAAAATTTAGTTCCTTAAAGATCGCCAAGAATTCGGGTATTCTTTTTATTGTGGGAACATCCGGAGCAACAAATCTGCCCATGGCTATTGCCGAAACTACTTTGAAGTACGGAGGAACTATAGTGGATATTAATACCGAAGACAATTTATTCACAGACCTGATTAAAGAAAAGAAGCATAAAATAATCATTCGCGAAACTTCGACCGTGACATTAAAAACAATAAGAGAGATATTGGAGACTATAATCGGGAAATAG
- a CDS encoding MBL fold metallo-hydrolase yields MKVKFIGGAGTVTGSKTLIETQNSRILIDCGLFQGIKALRELNWDPLPVLPSTIDFVLLTHGHLDHCGWLPRLVAQGFKGKIYCTAPTKAIARLVLLDSAKIQEEEAERANKEEYSKHEQAEPLYTVEQAEAVMPFFKIIPPNTTVEIADDITAAFENAGHIIGACSITVNAEGKTLVFSGDIGRDDDVLMFPPTKPVKADYIFLESTYGNKLHAELDVKKELETLINKAIAKKETVIIPGFAVERVQSVMFLLWKLKKEGRIPDVPYILDTPMGSNALHVFLENPQWHKLSVGDCHEMSKMFTIVSEYEETMRIIENPQPKVVLAASGMATGGRVLSYFEHYISLEKTTVIFVGYQAEGTRGRKLLEGAKEIKIYGNYYSVRAKIFQIEGLSAHGDQKDLLNWLSALENTPKCVFLVHGENLPADELRIKIQKQYHFKCTVPLMGNEIDV; encoded by the coding sequence ATGAAAGTAAAATTTATAGGAGGTGCAGGAACCGTTACAGGTTCAAAAACACTCATAGAAACTCAAAATAGCAGGATACTAATTGATTGCGGACTTTTTCAGGGGATAAAAGCACTGAGAGAACTCAACTGGGACCCGTTACCTGTTTTACCCTCCACAATAGATTTTGTACTTCTTACACATGGCCATCTGGATCATTGTGGCTGGCTGCCCCGATTAGTAGCACAAGGTTTTAAAGGAAAAATATACTGTACCGCTCCAACCAAAGCCATAGCAAGACTGGTACTTCTAGACAGTGCCAAAATTCAGGAAGAAGAGGCCGAAAGAGCCAACAAAGAGGAATACTCTAAACATGAACAAGCAGAACCGCTGTATACCGTAGAGCAGGCAGAAGCTGTTATGCCATTTTTCAAAATAATACCACCAAATACGACAGTTGAGATTGCAGATGATATAACTGCCGCGTTTGAAAATGCGGGACATATTATCGGAGCCTGTAGTATTACTGTAAATGCCGAAGGTAAAACGTTAGTATTTTCGGGGGATATCGGACGTGATGACGATGTATTGATGTTTCCGCCAACCAAACCCGTAAAGGCCGATTATATTTTTCTGGAAAGTACCTACGGAAACAAACTGCACGCAGAGTTAGACGTGAAAAAAGAACTGGAAACACTGATTAATAAAGCCATAGCAAAAAAAGAAACTGTAATCATACCTGGTTTTGCTGTGGAGCGCGTACAATCGGTGATGTTTTTATTGTGGAAGCTTAAAAAAGAAGGGAGAATTCCAGACGTTCCCTACATTCTCGATACTCCAATGGGGAGTAATGCTTTGCATGTGTTTTTAGAAAACCCGCAATGGCACAAACTATCGGTCGGGGATTGTCACGAAATGTCTAAAATGTTCACTATTGTTTCGGAGTACGAAGAAACCATGCGGATTATAGAAAATCCTCAGCCCAAAGTGGTTCTCGCAGCCAGCGGTATGGCAACAGGAGGAAGGGTATTGTCCTATTTTGAACATTACATAAGTCTCGAAAAAACCACCGTTATTTTTGTAGGTTATCAGGCAGAAGGTACGCGTGGAAGAAAATTGCTTGAGGGTGCGAAAGAAATCAAAATATACGGAAACTACTATTCTGTAAGAGCAAAAATCTTTCAGATAGAAGGACTCTCTGCGCACGGAGATCAAAAAGATCTTTTAAACTGGTTGTCTGCTCTTGAAAATACTCCGAAATGTGTTTTTCTCGTACACGGCGAAAACCTGCCTGCCGATGAATTACGAATTAAAATTCAGAAACAGTACCATTTTAAATGTACCGTTCCGTTAATGGGGAATGAAATTGATGTTTAG
- a CDS encoding ATP cone domain-containing protein: protein MKITKHSGHKVPFDKEKLKLSLKKSGAASDVIEEVLYQIEKQIYDGISTKEIYKMAFGLLKKAANGHAARYNIRLALQMLGPAGFYFEKFIARLYAAEGFKSKVNLTLQGKCVSHEVDVAIMKDNMITMIECKFHGSKEGASDVKVPMYILSRFNDLREKRHIIFSNNETFTSCIIVTNNRFTKDAQDFANCSGISLLSWDYPEDKNLKNKIDRGALYPITCLTTLSMVEKEKLLFLDQILVKDLLDDPEGLKKIGISPNRIKNIVHEASQICKLI, encoded by the coding sequence ATGAAAATCACGAAGCACTCGGGACATAAGGTTCCTTTCGACAAAGAAAAACTGAAGCTTTCCCTTAAAAAATCAGGAGCCGCTTCTGATGTTATAGAAGAGGTGTTATATCAAATAGAAAAGCAAATCTACGATGGTATCTCTACCAAAGAAATCTATAAAATGGCATTTGGACTTTTAAAAAAAGCAGCAAACGGACATGCGGCGCGTTACAATATCAGGCTAGCCTTGCAAATGCTTGGCCCCGCAGGTTTCTACTTTGAGAAATTTATCGCAAGATTGTATGCTGCAGAAGGATTCAAATCTAAAGTTAATCTGACGCTCCAGGGTAAATGCGTCTCTCATGAAGTAGACGTTGCCATTATGAAAGACAATATGATAACGATGATTGAGTGTAAGTTTCACGGAAGCAAAGAAGGCGCATCAGATGTAAAAGTGCCGATGTATATTCTTTCCCGGTTTAATGATTTGAGAGAAAAACGACATATTATTTTTTCTAATAATGAAACTTTCACGTCCTGTATTATAGTGACTAACAATCGTTTTACTAAAGACGCGCAGGATTTTGCAAATTGTAGCGGAATTTCTCTTTTAAGCTGGGATTATCCCGAAGATAAAAATCTTAAAAACAAAATTGATAGGGGAGCACTTTATCCAATTACCTGCCTGACAACACTATCTATGGTCGAAAAAGAAAAATTGCTTTTCCTCGATCAGATATTGGTAAAAGATCTTCTTGACGATCCTGAAGGACTAAAGAAAATTGGGATTAGTCCAAACCGAATCAAGAATATAGTACACGAAGCTTCACAAATCTGTAAACTTATTTAA